One segment of Setaria viridis chromosome 4, Setaria_viridis_v4.0, whole genome shotgun sequence DNA contains the following:
- the LOC117851891 gene encoding rho GTPase-activating protein REN1 isoform X2 — MSASEFRIPYQQVSSSQPAENASQFKICRCGEGDTSENGDSPPTSCPNCQVLKSGHLLLSSKGIGWTSWKKRWFVLTRASLVFFRSDPNVPPPRGAEPIVTLGGIDLNSSGSVVVKEERKLLTVLFPDGRDGRTFTLKAETTEDLNEWRSALENALEQAPSVANTMGQNPIFSTDVAAEPAEAPAEQLEDSSVIGRPAEFALVDADGSPSFLEKALKFIEDHGVKVEGILRQSADVEEVKRRVRDYEKGKNEFSPEEDAHVIGDCIKYVLREMPSSPVPASCCSALVKAYRKGTDKTRRLDEINRVIYEVFPEPNRQLLQRILKMMQIVGSHKAVNRMSQSALAACMAPLLLRPLLLGECEVDNEFSMGGDGSFQLLQAAAAANHAQAIVIIMMEEFDQIFDDLEDGSCSSDAYTESEDDDVDKEYSTDNDIHDDDGSYDSGEDDIEEDLDDNTEHYSDGSEHDTKINASDKVKNNISETAVAQVEDTSQMDINRRSHPKQESCGSNESKGHMVKSNSRSSASKQKSMEKSSSSGHKGKKTLWGRTSARKDLSTEEIEYGGDDETLIDKLENNKTDLQSKIAKEAKENAILQASLERRKEELRERRLALEKEVENLRDQLQKERNLRASMESGLMNLRRGQVSLPSTIDSKTKADLEEVATAESDIMNLKQKASDLRGQVSGQQLCCESCNKRLLNTDRTGGPESSSVEASSIVRSDSASGTGDVEQSRKQTTQGSPSSADKPGQEAVGSISQRAPQRMQSIAREGQDGSSSTSKWTFAQRQYATSPLIRESGGSAAPAASFALAKLTNRLNFLKERRAQLASEMQSLDLGRPPATAAAAPPSVKSPSPKGPEKRKS, encoded by the exons ATGTCAGCTTCCGAGTTCAGGATTCCGTACCAGCAA GTTTCTTCTTCACAGCCTGCTGAGAACGCAAGTCAGTTTAAGATTTGCCGATGTGGGGAGGGAGACACGTCTGAAAATGGTGACAGCCCGCCGACTTCTTGTCCTAATTGCCAG GTCCTTAAGAGTGGGCATCTACTACTTTCATCGAAAG GAATTGGATGGACATCATGGAAAAAGCGCTGGTTTGTTCTTACGAGGGCATCGTTAGTGTTCTTCAGAAGTGACCCT AATGTGCCCCCTCCAAGAGGAGCTGAACCAATTGTTACACTCGGTGGAATCGACTTGAATAGCTCCGGAAG TGTTGTCGTcaaagaagaaaggaaacttCTGACGGTGTTATTTCCTGATGGCCGTGATGGGCGAACTTTCACTCTTAAG GCAGAAACCACAGAAGACCTAAATGAGTGGAGAAGTGCATTGGAAAATGCTCTAGAACAGGCACCAAGTGTAGCAAATACAATGGGGCAAAATCCAATATTCAGCACTGATGTAGCGGCAGAACCTGCAGAAGCTCCAGCTGAACAGT TGGAGGACAGTTCTGTTATTGGCAGACCTGCAGAATTTGCGCTTGTGGATGCTGATGGCAGTCCATCATTTCTGGAAAAGGCCCTGAAGTTCATTGAGGATCATG GGGTCAAGGTAGAAGGAATCCTGCGCCAGTCTGCTGACGTTGAAGAAGTCAAACGCAGAGTTCGGGATTATGAAAAGG GGAAAAATGAATTCTCCCCAGAAGAGGATGCACATGTTATTGGTGACTGTATTAAG TATGTTCTTCGAGAGATGCCATCATCTCCAGTTCCCGCATCATGTTGCAGTGCCCTGGTTAAAGCGTACCGTAAGG GAACTGACAAGACAAGAAGACTTGATGAGATAAATAGAGTGATATATGAAGTTTTCCCAGAACCAAATCGACAATTATTGCAGAG GATTCTTAAGATGATGCAAATCGTTGGGTCACACAAAGCTGTAAATAGGATGTCTCAATCTGCTTTGGCGGCTTGCATGGCACCACTCCTTCTTCGACCTCTTCTTCTTGGTGAATGTGAAGTCGACAATGAATTTAGTATGGGAGGGGACGGTTCATTCCAGCTACTTcaagctgctgcagctgcaaatCATGCTCAAGCTATTGTTATCATTATGATGGAGGAATTTGATCAGATATTTGAT GACTTGGAAGATGGCTCCTGTTCTTCAGACGCTTATACAGAGTCTGAGGATGATGACGTTGATAAGGAATATTCCACAGATAACGACATCCATGATGACGATGGTTCTTATGACTCTGGTGAAGATGACATTGAAGAAGACTTGGATGACAATACTGAGCACTACTCTGATGGCAGTGAACATGACACTAAGATCAATGCTAGTGACAAG GTAAAAAACAATATTTCAGAAACTGCAG TTGCACAAGTGGAGGATACCTCTCAAATGGATATCAATAGACGATCCCACCCGAAACAGGAGTCATGTGGATCAAATGAATCTAAAGGTCACATGGTAAAATCAAATTCTCGTTCATCAGCTTCCAAACAAAAATCTATGGAGAAATCAAGCAGCTCAGGACACAAGGGCAAAAAAACTTTATGGGGCCGTACTTCG GCAAGAAAAGACCTGTCAACAGAGGAGATTGAATACGGCGGTGATGATGA GACTCTTATTGATAAACTTGAGAACAACAAGACTGATCTCCAATCAAAAATTGCAAAGGAG GCCAAGGAAAATGCAATCCTCCAGGCAAGTCTAGAAAGGCGGAAAGAAGAACTACGTGAGCGCCGTTTAGCACTTGAAAAAGAA GTTGAAAATTTGAGAGACCAGCTACAGAAAGAGAGAAATTTGAGAGCATCCATGGAGTCTGGGCTGATGAATTTGCGAAGAGGGCAGGTGTCCTTGCCGTCAACAATAGACAGCAAG ACTAAGGCTGATCTCGAGGAAGTCGCGACTGCTGAATCTGATATTATGAACTTGAAGCAAAAGGCTTCTGATCTTCGTGGGCAAGTCAGTGGCCAGCAGCTGTGCTGTGAATCATGCAACAAACGGCTCCTAAATACAGACAGGACTGGCGG ACCTGAAAGCTCCTCAGTGGAAGCATCATCGATTGTCAGGAGTGATTCTGCATCTGGCACG GGTGATGTtgagcaatcaaggaagcagaccACGCAGGGTTCACCTTCTTCAGCAGACAAGCCAGGTCAGGAGGCGGTCGGGAGTATCAGCCAGAGGGCTCCTCAAAGGATGCAATCGATTGCCAGGGAGGGCCAAGACGGGTCGTCATCTACGTCCAAGTGGACTTTTGCGCAGAGACAATATGCAACCAGTCCGCTGATAAGG GAATCTGGTGGAAGCGCCGCACCAGCAGCGTCGTTTGCATTAGCCAAGCTGACAAACCGACTCAACTTCCTAAAAGAACGGAGGGCACAGCTGGCAAGCGAGATGCAGAGCTTGGATCTGGGTCGGCCCCcggctaccgccgccgccgctcctccatcAGTCAAGTCCCCAAGCCCAAAAGGGCCTGAGAAGAGGAAAAGTTGA
- the LOC117851891 gene encoding rho GTPase-activating protein REN1 isoform X1: MSASEFRIPYQQVSSSQPAENASQFKICRCGEGDTSENGDSPPTSCPNCQVLKSGHLLLSSKGIGWTSWKKRWFVLTRASLVFFRSDPNVPPPRGAEPIVTLGGIDLNSSGSVVVKEERKLLTVLFPDGRDGRTFTLKAETTEDLNEWRSALENALEQAPSVANTMGQNPIFSTDVAAEPAEAPAEQLEDSSVIGRPAEFALVDADGSPSFLEKALKFIEDHGVKVEGILRQSADVEEVKRRVRDYEKGKNEFSPEEDAHVIGDCIKYVLREMPSSPVPASCCSALVKAYRKGTDKTRRLDEINRVIYEVFPEPNRQLLQRILKMMQIVGSHKAVNRMSQSALAACMAPLLLRPLLLGECEVDNEFSMGGDGSFQLLQAAAAANHAQAIVIIMMEEFDQIFDDLEDGSCSSDAYTESEDDDVDKEYSTDNDIHDDDGSYDSGEDDIEEDLDDNTEHYSDGSEHDTKINASDKVKNNISETAGNYNQSVLKARIENGASREGTDQNSSAPLNSFSTKVAQVEDTSQMDINRRSHPKQESCGSNESKGHMVKSNSRSSASKQKSMEKSSSSGHKGKKTLWGRTSARKDLSTEEIEYGGDDETLIDKLENNKTDLQSKIAKEAKENAILQASLERRKEELRERRLALEKEVENLRDQLQKERNLRASMESGLMNLRRGQVSLPSTIDSKTKADLEEVATAESDIMNLKQKASDLRGQVSGQQLCCESCNKRLLNTDRTGGPESSSVEASSIVRSDSASGTGDVEQSRKQTTQGSPSSADKPGQEAVGSISQRAPQRMQSIAREGQDGSSSTSKWTFAQRQYATSPLIRESGGSAAPAASFALAKLTNRLNFLKERRAQLASEMQSLDLGRPPATAAAAPPSVKSPSPKGPEKRKS, from the exons ATGTCAGCTTCCGAGTTCAGGATTCCGTACCAGCAA GTTTCTTCTTCACAGCCTGCTGAGAACGCAAGTCAGTTTAAGATTTGCCGATGTGGGGAGGGAGACACGTCTGAAAATGGTGACAGCCCGCCGACTTCTTGTCCTAATTGCCAG GTCCTTAAGAGTGGGCATCTACTACTTTCATCGAAAG GAATTGGATGGACATCATGGAAAAAGCGCTGGTTTGTTCTTACGAGGGCATCGTTAGTGTTCTTCAGAAGTGACCCT AATGTGCCCCCTCCAAGAGGAGCTGAACCAATTGTTACACTCGGTGGAATCGACTTGAATAGCTCCGGAAG TGTTGTCGTcaaagaagaaaggaaacttCTGACGGTGTTATTTCCTGATGGCCGTGATGGGCGAACTTTCACTCTTAAG GCAGAAACCACAGAAGACCTAAATGAGTGGAGAAGTGCATTGGAAAATGCTCTAGAACAGGCACCAAGTGTAGCAAATACAATGGGGCAAAATCCAATATTCAGCACTGATGTAGCGGCAGAACCTGCAGAAGCTCCAGCTGAACAGT TGGAGGACAGTTCTGTTATTGGCAGACCTGCAGAATTTGCGCTTGTGGATGCTGATGGCAGTCCATCATTTCTGGAAAAGGCCCTGAAGTTCATTGAGGATCATG GGGTCAAGGTAGAAGGAATCCTGCGCCAGTCTGCTGACGTTGAAGAAGTCAAACGCAGAGTTCGGGATTATGAAAAGG GGAAAAATGAATTCTCCCCAGAAGAGGATGCACATGTTATTGGTGACTGTATTAAG TATGTTCTTCGAGAGATGCCATCATCTCCAGTTCCCGCATCATGTTGCAGTGCCCTGGTTAAAGCGTACCGTAAGG GAACTGACAAGACAAGAAGACTTGATGAGATAAATAGAGTGATATATGAAGTTTTCCCAGAACCAAATCGACAATTATTGCAGAG GATTCTTAAGATGATGCAAATCGTTGGGTCACACAAAGCTGTAAATAGGATGTCTCAATCTGCTTTGGCGGCTTGCATGGCACCACTCCTTCTTCGACCTCTTCTTCTTGGTGAATGTGAAGTCGACAATGAATTTAGTATGGGAGGGGACGGTTCATTCCAGCTACTTcaagctgctgcagctgcaaatCATGCTCAAGCTATTGTTATCATTATGATGGAGGAATTTGATCAGATATTTGAT GACTTGGAAGATGGCTCCTGTTCTTCAGACGCTTATACAGAGTCTGAGGATGATGACGTTGATAAGGAATATTCCACAGATAACGACATCCATGATGACGATGGTTCTTATGACTCTGGTGAAGATGACATTGAAGAAGACTTGGATGACAATACTGAGCACTACTCTGATGGCAGTGAACATGACACTAAGATCAATGCTAGTGACAAG GTAAAAAACAATATTTCAGAAACTGCAGGTAACTATAACCAGTCTGTTCTAAAAGCAAGAATAGAAAATGGTGCATCAAGGGAAGGTACTGATCAAAATTCTTCTGCTCCACTTAATTCATTTTCCACAAAAGTTGCACAAGTGGAGGATACCTCTCAAATGGATATCAATAGACGATCCCACCCGAAACAGGAGTCATGTGGATCAAATGAATCTAAAGGTCACATGGTAAAATCAAATTCTCGTTCATCAGCTTCCAAACAAAAATCTATGGAGAAATCAAGCAGCTCAGGACACAAGGGCAAAAAAACTTTATGGGGCCGTACTTCG GCAAGAAAAGACCTGTCAACAGAGGAGATTGAATACGGCGGTGATGATGA GACTCTTATTGATAAACTTGAGAACAACAAGACTGATCTCCAATCAAAAATTGCAAAGGAG GCCAAGGAAAATGCAATCCTCCAGGCAAGTCTAGAAAGGCGGAAAGAAGAACTACGTGAGCGCCGTTTAGCACTTGAAAAAGAA GTTGAAAATTTGAGAGACCAGCTACAGAAAGAGAGAAATTTGAGAGCATCCATGGAGTCTGGGCTGATGAATTTGCGAAGAGGGCAGGTGTCCTTGCCGTCAACAATAGACAGCAAG ACTAAGGCTGATCTCGAGGAAGTCGCGACTGCTGAATCTGATATTATGAACTTGAAGCAAAAGGCTTCTGATCTTCGTGGGCAAGTCAGTGGCCAGCAGCTGTGCTGTGAATCATGCAACAAACGGCTCCTAAATACAGACAGGACTGGCGG ACCTGAAAGCTCCTCAGTGGAAGCATCATCGATTGTCAGGAGTGATTCTGCATCTGGCACG GGTGATGTtgagcaatcaaggaagcagaccACGCAGGGTTCACCTTCTTCAGCAGACAAGCCAGGTCAGGAGGCGGTCGGGAGTATCAGCCAGAGGGCTCCTCAAAGGATGCAATCGATTGCCAGGGAGGGCCAAGACGGGTCGTCATCTACGTCCAAGTGGACTTTTGCGCAGAGACAATATGCAACCAGTCCGCTGATAAGG GAATCTGGTGGAAGCGCCGCACCAGCAGCGTCGTTTGCATTAGCCAAGCTGACAAACCGACTCAACTTCCTAAAAGAACGGAGGGCACAGCTGGCAAGCGAGATGCAGAGCTTGGATCTGGGTCGGCCCCcggctaccgccgccgccgctcctccatcAGTCAAGTCCCCAAGCCCAAAAGGGCCTGAGAAGAGGAAAAGTTGA
- the LOC117851892 gene encoding uncharacterized protein — protein MGSRRHFLDDPFFPFPPSSCPFLDYDSPSPFSTSPFPELDLFLPPAPPLNPFPAPSPYPFLLRDLTDRVAALELAVAARRPEPTTRKCTYVTEAGGRKVKWTSIEKPRAGDRTLKWEAEIKSPNDDGFDRKWKWEAKGGSSRKIKWGAAVKGKGSLQPWSQAYTWEEDFAASDTSDEEDEKKADRNKTKIADKHKKNKEGKVVNKAKKCPVATVKIEEIPDDNDAGCVAIRKAFAKGNGKGKKKELSPEDAALLIQMNYRAHLAHRSQVLRCLRDLAVAKAKLKEIRSLFYNISYRRRIAHDHEERQRFSEKIIVLLITVDALEGPDYMVRTAKKSMLEELEAMLEVVDPQSPGKRRSLSRRKFDLPEGGAVSGEKADGVNKAVRIINEGK, from the exons aTGGGATCCCGCCGCCACTTCCTCGACgaccccttcttccccttcccacCCTCATCCTGCCCATTCCTCGACTATGACAGCCCATCCCCCTTCTCCACTTCCCCATTCCCCGAACTCGACCTCTTCCTGCCCCCCGCGCCACCACTCAACCCCTTCCCCGCCCCGTCCCCCTACCCTTTCCTCCTCCGAGACCTCACCGACCGCGTCGCCGCCctcgagctcgccgtcgccgcgcgccgccccgagCCCACCACCAGGAAGTGCACCTACGTCACCGAGGCCGGCGGCCGCAAGGTCAAGTGGACCTCCATCGAGAAGCCGCGCGCGGGGGACCGGACGCTCAAGTGGGAGGCCGAGATCAAGTCCCCCAACGACGACGGATTCGACCGCAAGTGGAAGTGGGAGGCCAAGGGCGGATCCTCCAGGAAGATCAAGTGGGGCGCCGCCGTCAAGGGCAAGGGCTCCCTCCAGCCTTGGTCCCAAGCCTACACCTGGGAGGAGGACTTCGCCGCCAGCGACACCAGCGACGAAGAGGACGAGAAGAAGGCCGACAGGAACAAGACCAAGATCGCCGACAAgcacaagaagaacaaggaagGCAAGGTTGTCAACAAGGCGAAGAAATGCCCCGTCGCCACCGTCAAGATCGAGGAGATTCCAGACGACAACGATGCCGGATGCGTCGCCATCAGAAAG GCTTTTGCTAAGGGCAATGGCaagggaaagaagaaggagCTGTCCCCGGAGGATGCTGCATTGCTCATCCAGATGAACTACAGGGCTCACCTTGCTCACCGCTCCCAGGTGCTCCGCTGCCTGCGTGATCTGGCTGTGGCCAAAGCCAAGCTCAAGGAGATCAGGTCCCTCTTCTATAACATCTCCTACAGGCGCCGCATCGCGCATGACCATGAAGAGCGCCAGAGGTTCTCTGAAAAGATCATTGTACTGCTCATCACCGTGGATGCACTTGAG GGACCTGACTACATGGTGAGGACTGCGAAGAAATCTATGCTAGAGGAGCTTGAAGCAATGCTTGAGGTTGTGGACCCTCAGTCACCAGGGAAGCGGAGGTCGCTGAGCCGCAGGAAGTTTGATCTCCCAGAGGGTGGAGCAGTCTCCGGTGAGAAGGCGGATGGTGTGAACAAGGCTGTCAGGATCATCAATGAGGGCAAGTGA